The following proteins are co-located in the Maridesulfovibrio sp. genome:
- a CDS encoding PstS family phosphate ABC transporter substrate-binding protein: MKKIIALVAVMVMAFTGSAFAGSIQVKGSTTVLPLMQKSAEAFMKANPNVSISISGGGSSNGAKALIDGTTDIAMMSRDMKGSEIQKATDNGRKPSQFIVALDCIVPVVHPGNPVSKLSKDQLWGIYTGNITNWKEVGGEDAKIVVISRDTSSGTYDCWKSKVMKHDGKKHRVFPGALLQASNGAVAQAVSKNKKAIGYVGLAYLNKELKGVVVNGVGASVATAKDGSYPISRGLNLYTPGAPTGETKALIDFMMSPAGQKLAADTGFIPVK, encoded by the coding sequence ATGAAAAAAATTATTGCTCTCGTTGCTGTGATGGTAATGGCTTTTACAGGTTCTGCTTTTGCAGGTTCCATTCAGGTTAAAGGTTCAACTACTGTTCTGCCTCTCATGCAGAAATCTGCTGAAGCTTTTATGAAAGCCAACCCCAATGTTTCAATTTCCATTTCCGGTGGCGGTTCTTCCAACGGTGCAAAAGCACTGATCGACGGTACCACCGATATCGCCATGATGTCCCGCGACATGAAGGGCAGCGAAATCCAGAAGGCTACCGATAACGGTCGCAAACCTTCCCAGTTTATTGTTGCTCTTGACTGCATCGTTCCCGTTGTACACCCCGGTAACCCCGTTTCCAAGCTTTCCAAGGATCAGCTCTGGGGTATTTACACTGGTAATATCACCAACTGGAAAGAAGTTGGCGGCGAAGATGCAAAGATCGTTGTTATCTCCCGTGACACCTCCTCCGGTACTTATGACTGCTGGAAGAGCAAAGTAATGAAGCACGACGGTAAAAAACACCGCGTATTCCCCGGCGCTCTGCTTCAGGCTTCCAACGGTGCTGTTGCACAGGCTGTATCCAAGAACAAAAAAGCCATCGGCTACGTTGGTCTTGCTTACCTGAACAAAGAACTCAAGGGTGTTGTCGTGAACGGTGTCGGAGCTTCCGTTGCTACTGCTAAAGACGGTTCCTACCCCATCTCTCGTGGCCTGAATCTTTACACTCCCGGTGCTCCTACCGGTGAAACTAAAGCCCTCATCGACTTCATGATGAGCCCTGCAGGTCAGAAGCTTGCTGCTGACACCGGTTTCATCCCCGTAAAATAA
- the pstC gene encoding phosphate ABC transporter permease subunit PstC yields the protein MIHSIFLGTAFTSILVLFLIMMFLFIEGLPIFKHVSVSDFIFGHEWYPTDEEPAFGIWPLIVGSGAVTMLSSLIAIPLGVMTAIYLAEIAPLKVRNIVKPAVEMLAALPSVVIGFFGMVVVAPFLQETFGIAVGLNLFNASVMLAFMAVPTITSISEDALYSVPPELKEASLALGATHWQSIYKVLVPASLSGISTGVILGMARSIGETMVVLMVAGGAGLLPTSIFDPVRPMPASIAAEMGEAPFHSDHYYALFAIGMVLFLFTMAFNLIADYVAHKYKQVGSASL from the coding sequence ATAATCCATTCTATATTTCTGGGGACAGCTTTTACTTCGATTCTGGTCCTCTTTCTGATCATGATGTTTCTTTTCATCGAGGGGCTGCCCATATTCAAGCATGTTTCCGTCTCCGACTTTATTTTCGGTCACGAATGGTATCCTACTGATGAAGAGCCTGCATTCGGAATCTGGCCCCTGATCGTCGGTTCCGGAGCGGTGACCATGCTTTCGTCACTTATCGCGATTCCCCTTGGTGTAATGACTGCGATTTATCTTGCTGAGATCGCCCCGCTCAAGGTGCGCAATATTGTTAAGCCTGCAGTCGAAATGCTTGCCGCTCTGCCTTCGGTTGTTATCGGTTTCTTCGGCATGGTCGTTGTTGCACCCTTCCTGCAGGAAACGTTTGGGATTGCGGTTGGCCTGAACCTTTTCAATGCCTCGGTCATGCTTGCCTTTATGGCTGTACCGACCATTACCAGTATTTCAGAGGATGCCCTTTATTCTGTTCCGCCGGAACTTAAAGAGGCTTCCCTCGCTCTGGGGGCCACCCACTGGCAGTCCATTTATAAAGTTCTCGTACCGGCTTCGCTTTCCGGTATTTCTACCGGGGTTATCCTTGGTATGGCCCGTTCAATCGGTGAAACCATGGTTGTCCTTATGGTCGCCGGGGGGGCGGGTCTGCTGCCGACTTCTATTTTTGATCCAGTCCGCCCCATGCCGGCATCAATTGCTGCTGAAATGGGTGAAGCTCCTTTTCACAGCGATCATTACTATGCACTTTTCGCAATCGGCATGGTGCTTTTCCTGTTTACCATGGCTTTCAACCTCATTGCGGATTACGTGGCCCATAAATATAAACAGGTCGGTTCCGCCTCCCTGTAA
- the pstA gene encoding phosphate ABC transporter permease PstA: MREKIQKIVFMLFKGAAAINGLALLIIVGFVLYYGLPAMSWEFLTESPRESMTAGGILPCIVGTIVLSYGALMIALPWGIATAIYLNEYATSPRLVRIIRLGINNLAGVPSVVFGLFGLSLFVTVMGMGVSILAGVCTLGALALPLVIGASEEALRSVPQTYREASLGLGATKWQTIYKVVLPAALPGMLTGAILTLSRAAGETAAIMFTAAVFFTPEMPESLFDDVMALPYHIYVLATAGTEIEKTRHIQYGTSLVLITLVLSMNMLAIYIRAKMQKKGNK; the protein is encoded by the coding sequence ATGCGGGAGAAGATCCAGAAAATTGTCTTCATGCTGTTCAAGGGTGCAGCTGCCATTAACGGTCTTGCGCTGCTGATCATTGTCGGTTTTGTGCTGTATTACGGCCTGCCGGCCATGAGCTGGGAGTTTCTGACCGAATCCCCGCGCGAGTCAATGACTGCGGGCGGTATTCTTCCCTGTATTGTGGGGACCATCGTGCTCAGCTACGGCGCGCTGATGATTGCCCTGCCTTGGGGCATTGCCACTGCCATCTACCTTAATGAGTATGCAACTTCCCCCAGACTGGTGCGTATCATTCGTCTGGGAATCAATAACCTTGCAGGTGTTCCATCTGTTGTTTTCGGACTTTTCGGGCTTTCCCTGTTTGTTACCGTTATGGGTATGGGCGTAAGCATTCTGGCCGGGGTCTGCACTCTCGGTGCACTGGCCCTGCCGCTGGTTATCGGAGCATCTGAAGAAGCTCTCCGTTCCGTCCCCCAGACCTATCGTGAAGCGTCTCTCGGTCTCGGAGCGACCAAGTGGCAGACTATCTATAAAGTCGTGCTCCCTGCGGCTCTGCCCGGAATGCTCACCGGAGCAATTCTGACCCTTTCAAGGGCTGCCGGGGAAACCGCTGCGATCATGTTCACTGCAGCCGTCTTCTTCACCCCGGAAATGCCGGAATCTCTTTTTGATGACGTAATGGCACTGCCCTACCATATCTACGTTCTGGCAACCGCCGGTACTGAGATCGAAAAGACAAGGCATATCCAGTACGGTACATCCCTCGTATTGATTACCCTTGTGCTGAGCATGAATATGCTGGCTATCTACATCAGGGCTAAGATGCAGAAAAAAGGTAATAAGTAA
- a CDS encoding alginate lyase family protein, protein MLFCSLSKFLLKQVVMVLNIKKLGWLIARLRRMSVPEVLYRVRMVCLTEAQSRGCFIAEPGDAAGKSCPVLDVDLALPDAGNYLQAADRILNGNFNIFALRDCSLGFPPNWNKDPLTGIAAPLVFGKKLNYRDEAIVGNIKYLWEPNRHLELVTLAQAYTLSVDEKYAHVCREMLDSWFEQCPYLYGPNWTSSLEHAVRLINWAFVWQFLGGEDSFLFAGSEGMAFRERWLRSVFQHCHFINGYYSRYSSANNHLLGEYMGLFVASTVWPCWKESSYWQESAKAGLEIEALKQNFTDGCNREQGIWYHHEVADMLLLCGLVGRTNGVDFSKDYWARLEAMIEFIGSMANAKMSVPMIGDSDDAVMVRFVPDDGFSVYQSLLATGAVLFNRSDFARKAGFFDDKSRWLLGKEGESVFTELLSVSQNDSIVFRQEYPAGGYYILGKDFETDKEVKLIVDAGPLGYTSIAAHGHADALAMVLSIGGDEILIDPGTYAYHTERKWRDYFKGTSAHNTVRIDFQDQSVSGGNFLWTTHAKAWFDLFEVSTEQDCFRGAHDGYTRLADPVVHYRSVRFEKESERIEVCDSFDCAQEHEIELFWHISESCSVEISEGSVFIHSPKVCLEMSMPESEMEPKMVQGNENLPLGWISRRFDFKVPSPTIVWTGKIEGKSKFLTLLKYTFK, encoded by the coding sequence ATGCTATTTTGTAGTCTGTCTAAATTTCTATTGAAACAGGTGGTTATGGTCTTGAACATCAAGAAACTCGGTTGGTTGATTGCCCGACTTAGGCGGATGAGTGTTCCTGAAGTGTTGTATCGGGTACGCATGGTCTGTCTGACAGAGGCGCAGTCACGAGGCTGTTTCATTGCTGAACCGGGCGATGCTGCAGGGAAAAGCTGTCCCGTGCTTGATGTTGATTTAGCCCTGCCTGATGCCGGCAATTATCTTCAGGCGGCAGACAGAATACTCAATGGGAATTTTAATATTTTTGCTCTGCGGGATTGCAGTCTTGGCTTTCCTCCTAATTGGAACAAAGACCCACTGACCGGAATTGCCGCCCCTTTGGTTTTCGGGAAAAAGTTGAATTATCGCGATGAGGCTATTGTCGGTAATATCAAATATCTTTGGGAGCCTAACCGACATTTGGAATTGGTGACTCTTGCTCAGGCATATACGTTGTCCGTCGATGAAAAGTATGCCCATGTCTGCAGAGAAATGTTGGATTCATGGTTTGAGCAGTGTCCGTATTTATATGGGCCAAATTGGACAAGTTCCCTTGAACATGCTGTACGGCTGATAAACTGGGCCTTTGTATGGCAGTTTCTGGGAGGAGAGGATTCTTTCCTATTTGCAGGCAGTGAAGGCATGGCATTCAGAGAACGCTGGCTGAGATCAGTTTTTCAGCATTGCCATTTTATCAACGGTTATTATTCCCGCTATTCGTCGGCCAACAACCACTTGCTGGGTGAATACATGGGCCTTTTTGTCGCTTCAACGGTCTGGCCTTGCTGGAAAGAAAGTTCATATTGGCAGGAGAGTGCGAAGGCTGGCCTTGAAATTGAGGCTCTGAAGCAGAATTTTACTGATGGCTGTAACCGGGAACAGGGTATCTGGTATCATCATGAAGTTGCGGATATGCTTCTGCTCTGCGGTCTTGTGGGCCGTACAAACGGAGTCGATTTTTCAAAAGATTACTGGGCTCGCCTTGAGGCAATGATTGAATTCATCGGGTCCATGGCAAACGCTAAGATGTCAGTGCCTATGATCGGCGATTCAGACGATGCGGTGATGGTCCGCTTTGTTCCGGACGATGGCTTTTCCGTTTATCAGTCACTGCTTGCAACCGGGGCAGTGCTTTTCAATCGCTCCGATTTTGCGCGGAAGGCTGGATTTTTTGATGACAAAAGTAGATGGCTCTTAGGTAAAGAGGGCGAGTCGGTTTTTACAGAGTTACTGTCTGTCTCTCAAAATGATAGCATCGTATTTCGACAGGAGTATCCTGCAGGAGGCTACTATATTCTCGGGAAGGATTTCGAAACTGATAAGGAAGTGAAGCTTATCGTTGATGCCGGACCTCTGGGGTATACCTCTATTGCGGCGCACGGCCATGCCGATGCTCTTGCCATGGTTTTGTCCATTGGCGGGGATGAGATACTAATTGACCCCGGGACGTATGCCTACCATACAGAACGGAAATGGCGCGATTACTTTAAAGGAACATCCGCGCATAATACGGTTCGTATTGACTTTCAGGACCAGTCAGTTTCAGGCGGTAATTTTTTGTGGACAACACATGCCAAGGCTTGGTTTGATTTATTTGAGGTTTCGACTGAGCAGGATTGTTTTAGGGGAGCTCATGACGGCTATACTCGTCTTGCTGATCCTGTTGTTCATTACCGCAGTGTGAGATTTGAAAAAGAGTCGGAAAGGATTGAGGTCTGCGATAGTTTTGATTGTGCTCAGGAGCATGAAATTGAATTGTTCTGGCATATTTCGGAATCCTGTTCTGTTGAAATCAGCGAAGGGAGTGTGTTCATACACTCCCCGAAAGTCTGTCTTGAAATGTCAATGCCTGAATCCGAGATGGAACCGAAGATGGTTCAAGGTAATGAGAATCTTCCGTTGGGTTGGATTTCAAGGCGATTTGACTTCAAAGTCCCGTCCCCAACTATAGTCTGGACTGGGAAGATTGAAGGTAAGAGTAAGTTTTTAACGCTTTTAAAATATACTTTTAAGTAG
- a CDS encoding UDP-glucose/GDP-mannose dehydrogenase family protein — MKVSVFGLGYVGTVSAGCLAKEGHEVIGVDPNQVKVDLINSGQTPIIEDHIGDILQQAVQDGSLKASTSAEEAVFSSEISLVCVGTPSQFNGSLDLSYVRRVCEDIGAILKDKEDFHVVVIRSTVLPGSMRALVIPALETASGKVAGVDFGVCNNPEFLREGTSVHDFYNPPKTVIGESDSKSGDVLASLYANIDAPLIRTEMEVSEMVKYADNNWHAVKVAFANEIGSICKEVGIDSHKVMDIFCKDTKLNISSYYMKPGFAFGGSCLPKDVRALTYKANQLGLDLPLLNNVLRSNRRHIERGVSMIMGKGNRKVGFLGFSFKAGTDDLRESPLVEVIEQLIGKGFELRLYDRNVNAAKLLGANRDYIMNRIPHISKLMVSDIESVLDFAETIVVGNNSAEFKDLQSKIRPGQVVVDLVRVDEPSSENEHIDGICW, encoded by the coding sequence ATGAAGGTTAGCGTATTTGGTTTGGGTTACGTCGGCACAGTGTCTGCCGGTTGCTTAGCCAAAGAGGGGCATGAGGTTATCGGTGTTGATCCGAATCAGGTTAAAGTCGACTTGATCAACTCCGGTCAGACTCCTATCATTGAAGATCATATCGGTGATATTCTCCAACAGGCAGTTCAGGATGGTTCCTTGAAGGCAAGCACTTCTGCCGAAGAAGCGGTCTTTTCATCTGAAATTTCCCTTGTCTGTGTAGGAACGCCGAGCCAATTCAACGGTAGCCTTGATTTAAGCTATGTCCGCCGGGTTTGTGAGGATATCGGTGCTATCCTCAAAGATAAGGAAGATTTTCATGTAGTTGTTATCCGTAGTACCGTCCTGCCGGGTTCCATGCGTGCGTTGGTTATTCCAGCCTTGGAAACCGCTTCCGGCAAAGTCGCCGGCGTAGACTTCGGCGTGTGTAATAACCCGGAATTCCTGCGCGAAGGCACCTCTGTTCATGATTTCTATAACCCACCCAAAACTGTTATCGGGGAAAGTGACTCGAAAAGCGGGGATGTTCTTGCCTCACTCTATGCAAATATTGATGCGCCGCTGATCAGGACTGAAATGGAAGTTTCTGAAATGGTAAAGTATGCCGATAACAACTGGCATGCCGTCAAGGTGGCTTTTGCAAATGAAATAGGTTCGATCTGTAAAGAAGTCGGCATAGACAGCCACAAGGTTATGGATATTTTCTGCAAGGATACCAAGCTTAATATTTCCAGTTACTATATGAAACCGGGTTTTGCTTTTGGCGGTTCCTGCCTGCCAAAAGATGTGCGGGCCCTGACTTACAAGGCGAATCAATTGGGTTTGGATTTACCTCTTTTAAACAATGTGTTGCGCAGTAATAGGCGTCATATTGAAAGAGGGGTGTCCATGATCATGGGCAAGGGCAATAGAAAGGTCGGCTTTCTTGGATTCAGCTTTAAGGCCGGTACCGACGATCTGCGGGAAAGCCCTTTGGTGGAAGTAATCGAACAGCTTATAGGTAAGGGGTTCGAGCTTAGATTGTATGATCGTAATGTTAATGCCGCCAAGCTTTTAGGTGCCAACCGGGATTACATCATGAATCGCATTCCGCATATTTCGAAGCTTATGGTTTCAGATATCGAGAGTGTTTTGGATTTTGCGGAAACGATTGTCGTTGGTAATAATTCTGCTGAGTTCAAGGACCTGCAATCTAAAATCCGGCCCGGTCAGGTCGTGGTGGATCTGGTCAGGGTTGATGAGCCTTCATCCGAAAATGAGCATATTGACGGTATTTGCTGGTAA
- a CDS encoding glycosyltransferase family 4 protein, translating to MSRKVLILVENLPSPFDRRVWQEAMSLCSAGYHVSIICPTGKGYEEYYEEIEGIHIYRYDLPLEGEGAKGYAVEYGAALWHTFRLAWKVRREQGFDVIHACNPPDLLFLVGIVFKLLYKTKFIFDHHDINPELYEAKFNRRDFFWKLMVWLERATFMAADISIATNESYKRIAIERGKMDPEKVYVVRSGPKLDRLKFLPPVDSLKKGRTYLVGYVGVMGKQEGLDLLLRAVDYIVHGLDRHDIHFGLVGGGTSLEEMKTLAEELRVSDYVTFTGRVPDQELLEMLNTADICVNPDRANEMNDKSTMNKIMEYMALGKPIVQFDLTEGRFSAQGASLYAAPNDYKDMGDKIVQLLDAPDLREKMGALGYRRVRNELEWKYEEPKLLKAYEAVFAAKD from the coding sequence GTGTCTCGAAAAGTTTTGATTCTTGTCGAAAATTTACCTTCCCCCTTTGACCGCCGGGTCTGGCAGGAAGCTATGTCTTTGTGCAGCGCAGGATACCATGTCTCCATCATATGCCCTACAGGTAAGGGGTATGAAGAGTACTATGAAGAAATAGAAGGGATTCATATCTACCGCTATGACCTGCCATTGGAAGGGGAAGGGGCAAAGGGATACGCCGTGGAATACGGTGCGGCACTGTGGCACACCTTCAGGCTGGCTTGGAAGGTACGCCGGGAGCAGGGCTTTGATGTCATCCATGCCTGCAATCCGCCTGATCTTCTTTTTCTGGTCGGGATTGTTTTCAAATTGCTCTATAAAACCAAATTTATTTTTGATCATCACGACATCAATCCGGAACTGTACGAGGCCAAGTTCAACAGGCGTGATTTTTTCTGGAAGCTGATGGTCTGGCTTGAACGGGCAACCTTCATGGCTGCTGATATCTCTATTGCCACCAATGAATCATATAAGCGTATCGCCATTGAACGAGGCAAGATGGACCCTGAAAAGGTCTATGTGGTTCGCAGCGGACCCAAGCTGGATCGCTTGAAGTTTCTCCCTCCTGTTGATTCACTCAAGAAAGGGCGGACCTATCTGGTTGGCTATGTGGGCGTAATGGGCAAACAGGAAGGACTCGACCTGCTGCTGCGCGCGGTTGATTACATAGTTCATGGCTTGGACCGTCATGATATTCATTTCGGTCTTGTGGGCGGAGGTACTTCTTTGGAGGAAATGAAGACTCTTGCAGAGGAATTGCGGGTATCCGATTATGTCACTTTTACCGGTAGAGTTCCTGATCAGGAGCTGCTGGAGATGCTTAATACCGCCGACATTTGTGTGAATCCCGACCGGGCCAATGAAATGAATGACAAGTCTACCATGAATAAAATCATGGAATACATGGCTCTTGGGAAGCCCATTGTTCAGTTTGATCTGACTGAAGGACGATTTTCCGCTCAGGGGGCATCTCTTTACGCTGCGCCGAATGATTATAAGGACATGGGCGATAAGATCGTGCAATTGCTTGATGCTCCGGATCTCAGAGAGAAAATGGGAGCATTGGGATACCGCCGGGTACGGAATGAGCTTGAGTGGAAGTACGAAGAACCTAAGTTGTTAAAAGCTTATGAAGCTGTTTTTGCCGCTAAGGATTAA
- a CDS encoding GGDEF domain-containing protein — MRVSNGLQQQIEFTMIDISKNKDILNAITDGIYCLNKDRRITFWNKGAEKLTGYTAAEAEGERCKDNLLRHLDENGIEICINGCPLETTMKDGKTREANVYMHHKQGHRVLVHVKSFPLRNELGQIDGALEIFTRVTDTNELAHELDLLRQETMTDLLTGMANRRGMDMATEHFEESLRSTGQKLGILFVDIDKFKTVNDIFGHDAGDKVLTMVAKTIISALRPTDLAGRWGGEEFVIFIPDVETDKLTNLAERLRRLIEMSWLDTDDERISVTASIGGAVVKTNETIASAIKRADKQLYLSKQAGRNCIHIDE, encoded by the coding sequence TTGAGAGTAAGTAACGGCCTACAGCAACAAATTGAATTCACCATGATAGATATATCAAAAAATAAAGATATCCTGAACGCAATAACAGATGGAATATACTGTCTTAACAAAGACAGGCGCATAACCTTCTGGAATAAGGGAGCGGAGAAACTGACCGGCTACACAGCGGCTGAAGCAGAAGGGGAACGCTGCAAAGATAATCTTCTTCGTCACTTAGACGAGAATGGAATTGAAATTTGCATTAACGGGTGCCCTCTTGAGACAACAATGAAAGACGGAAAAACTCGAGAAGCAAATGTATATATGCACCACAAACAAGGACACAGGGTATTGGTTCATGTAAAATCATTTCCATTGAGAAATGAACTCGGGCAAATTGACGGAGCATTGGAAATCTTTACAAGAGTCACTGACACTAACGAATTAGCCCATGAACTTGATTTATTGCGTCAGGAGACAATGACCGATCTTCTCACCGGTATGGCAAACCGGCGCGGAATGGACATGGCAACCGAACATTTTGAAGAATCTCTTAGAAGCACAGGGCAAAAGCTGGGAATCCTGTTTGTGGATATTGATAAATTTAAAACGGTCAACGACATATTCGGACATGACGCCGGAGATAAGGTTCTGACCATGGTAGCCAAAACGATTATTTCTGCCTTGCGCCCAACGGATCTCGCCGGTCGCTGGGGAGGAGAAGAATTTGTAATATTTATTCCGGACGTGGAGACGGATAAACTGACAAATCTTGCAGAACGTCTCCGCAGGCTGATTGAAATGTCATGGCTTGATACTGACGATGAACGAATCTCCGTCACCGCATCAATAGGTGGGGCTGTAGTCAAAACAAATGAAACAATTGCCTCGGCAATCAAGCGAGCCGATAAACAACTCTATTTAAGTAAACAGGCCGGTCGCAACTGCATTCACATTGATGAATAA